Proteins encoded within one genomic window of uncultured Desulfobacter sp.:
- a CDS encoding serine hydrolase domain-containing protein: MNIVIETVGKGDRYMRIRYQMGSILFCIILFTSPVFGQDLPHIVSPESVGLSSSRLKHIDKLMTRLVDENKIGGSIVLIARKGKPAYFESFGMADVGNPMRKNSLIRIASFTKPVTCVAVMQLYEQGLILLSDPVAKYIPEFARPKVIEMLPDEADPPYRLVPAKRDITIRHLLTNTSGISYRFMANWFPDPKHQQLARLYESAGIFDGVSEIDGTIGEMVRKLGRMPLYNHPGEAFEYGLSTDVLGRVIEIVSGMNLNDYFREYIFKPLKMTDTYFYPPEDKLHRLSALWISDGMGNLRKMTDGLKREGTFIYSASYPYKGSKTYYSGGGGLISTAYDYFRFCQMLLNQGDLDGFRLLGPKTVELMTATNHIDTLDATFIHSKGWKFGLGFAIEMERGYDVDSGSKGIYEWAGIYSTRFSIDPREEKITIMLTQTYPFDYHIDIWDRLTTLSSSAVIDSLVPKRAGPNNWN, translated from the coding sequence ATGAACATCGTCATTGAAACTGTTGGCAAAGGAGACCGGTACATGCGAATTCGTTACCAGATGGGTTCAATCCTATTTTGTATCATATTATTTACGTCGCCGGTTTTCGGCCAGGACCTGCCGCACATAGTATCGCCGGAAAGCGTTGGTCTATCCTCCAGCCGTTTAAAACATATCGATAAACTGATGACCCGCCTTGTCGATGAGAACAAGATTGGCGGTTCAATCGTTTTGATTGCGCGAAAGGGTAAACCAGCCTATTTCGAGTCATTCGGGATGGCTGATGTCGGCAACCCCATGCGGAAAAACAGTCTGATCAGAATCGCTTCCTTTACCAAACCGGTTACTTGTGTGGCGGTGATGCAACTCTATGAACAGGGACTTATTCTGCTTTCCGATCCAGTGGCAAAATACATTCCGGAATTCGCCCGGCCCAAGGTGATTGAAATGCTTCCCGATGAGGCCGATCCACCATATCGCCTGGTTCCTGCAAAACGGGATATAACCATACGCCACCTGCTTACCAACACCTCGGGAATTTCTTATCGATTCATGGCGAATTGGTTCCCGGACCCCAAACATCAACAACTGGCCCGTTTGTATGAAAGCGCGGGTATTTTTGACGGTGTCAGCGAAATCGACGGGACTATCGGTGAAATGGTCAGAAAATTGGGGCGAATGCCGCTTTACAATCACCCCGGAGAAGCTTTTGAATACGGGCTGTCGACCGATGTGCTGGGACGCGTGATCGAGATCGTTTCGGGAATGAATTTGAATGATTATTTTAGGGAATATATATTTAAACCGCTGAAAATGACCGATACATATTTTTATCCGCCTGAGGATAAATTACATCGCTTATCCGCACTGTGGATCTCCGACGGGATGGGTAACCTACGGAAAATGACCGACGGCCTTAAAAGAGAGGGGACATTTATCTACTCGGCGAGTTATCCTTACAAAGGTTCAAAAACTTACTATTCGGGAGGAGGTGGATTGATTTCAACGGCCTATGATTATTTCAGATTCTGCCAGATGCTCTTGAACCAAGGCGATCTTGACGGGTTTCGGCTCCTGGGCCCAAAGACCGTCGAACTGATGACCGCAACGAATCACATCGATACCCTGGACGCGACGTTTATTCATAGTAAAGGATGGAAATTCGGGCTCGGTTTTGCCATTGAAATGGAGCGCGGCTACGATGTGGACAGTGGCAGCAAGGGCATATATGAATGGGCTGGAATTTATTCTACACGATTCAGCATCGACCCCCGGGAAGAAAAAATCACCATTATGCTGACGCAAACTTATCCGTTTGATTATCATATTGATATTTGGGACAGACTGACAACTCTGTCCAGTTCGGCTGTGATTGATTCGTTAGTCCCAAAGCGTGCCGGGCCCAATAACTGGAACTAA
- a CDS encoding ATP-binding protein: MTTQHSEKSVPGVLKHRSRRMFTDLMAGLMSIVVIVAGLSMGVSYFIAYQKAERSLNDAADQYLSYLTQSLELPIWFMDDKTIRQISDVYMASGLFSLLEIVSNEDEQKDVYSRKKADEDEIVLREGPVIHGDEIIGSIRIGLSTAPYKKELDRLLKSSIWIASAIVLAMMTAIFFLARRLAAPIAALTRTAVRISEGQLDLKAEIKGSAEVNRLAAAFNKMTGQLGHLLEKEAERTHALEREIAERKQIEEALREKDDLLHDIGRLAKIGGWKIDIETGKATWTDEVSRIHDLESNQALRIEDALGFFHGEHREKLEHALHQLLDQGLPYDLVVELVSAKKISKWVRACGHPVIKDGLVAQIQGTIQDITERKRMEEMMIQSEKMLSLGGLAAGMAHEINNPLAGIMQTIQVMTQRLKAGANLPANQKAAEAAGITMESIERFMENRGIPRMINAITDSGKRVSGIVTNMLNFARKDDTAVSTQNLNKILDNTIELAATDYNLKKEYDFKQVRITREYDNSLPDIPCQVGKIQQVVLNILANGAQAMQGAETPNAEFFIRTYVDSARDMACVEIEDNGPGMDEKVRKLIFDPFFTTKPAGMGTGLGLSVSYFIITENHKGEMAVESSPGAGAKFIIRLPLFMDRY; the protein is encoded by the coding sequence ATGACCACACAACATTCTGAAAAGTCGGTTCCAGGGGTTCTCAAGCACCGATCTCGGCGCATGTTCACCGACCTTATGGCCGGCTTGATGAGCATTGTGGTAATTGTTGCAGGATTGAGTATGGGGGTGAGCTATTTCATTGCATACCAAAAGGCCGAACGTTCACTTAACGATGCGGCGGACCAGTACTTGTCCTATCTGACGCAAAGCCTGGAGTTGCCAATTTGGTTCATGGATGACAAAACAATCCGGCAGATCAGTGATGTATATATGGCCTCCGGTCTTTTTTCTTTATTGGAAATCGTCTCTAATGAAGATGAGCAAAAAGATGTTTACTCAAGAAAAAAAGCAGATGAAGATGAAATAGTATTGCGGGAAGGTCCGGTGATCCATGGAGATGAAATCATAGGAAGTATTCGGATCGGACTGTCCACAGCGCCTTACAAAAAGGAATTAGACCGTCTGCTGAAATCAAGCATATGGATTGCCTCGGCCATTGTTTTGGCTATGATGACGGCCATTTTTTTTCTGGCCCGCCGTCTGGCCGCTCCCATTGCGGCCTTGACCCGGACCGCTGTCCGCATCTCCGAAGGTCAATTGGATCTGAAAGCGGAAATTAAAGGCTCCGCTGAAGTGAATCGCCTTGCTGCGGCGTTCAACAAGATGACCGGTCAATTGGGCCATCTGTTAGAGAAGGAGGCGGAACGAACCCACGCCCTGGAACGGGAAATTGCCGAACGTAAACAGATTGAGGAAGCTTTGCGGGAAAAGGATGATCTGCTTCATGATATCGGCAGGCTTGCTAAAATTGGCGGGTGGAAAATTGATATCGAAACCGGCAAGGCGACATGGACGGATGAAGTAAGCCGGATTCATGACCTTGAATCGAATCAGGCGTTGAGGATTGAAGACGCACTTGGCTTTTTCCATGGCGAACACCGGGAAAAACTTGAACACGCCTTGCACCAACTACTTGACCAGGGACTCCCTTACGATTTGGTGGTTGAACTTGTATCCGCCAAAAAAATTTCCAAGTGGGTGCGAGCCTGTGGCCATCCGGTAATCAAAGACGGACTCGTGGCTCAGATACAGGGAACTATTCAGGATATCACCGAACGAAAACGCATGGAAGAGATGATGATCCAGAGCGAGAAGATGCTCTCCCTTGGCGGGCTTGCCGCAGGAATGGCCCACGAAATTAATAATCCTTTGGCAGGCATCATGCAAACCATCCAGGTGATGACCCAGCGACTTAAGGCAGGTGCCAATCTCCCGGCCAACCAAAAAGCCGCAGAGGCCGCCGGAATTACCATGGAATCCATTGAACGATTCATGGAAAACAGGGGTATACCGAGAATGATCAATGCCATCACCGATTCAGGAAAGCGGGTATCAGGGATCGTCACAAATATGCTTAACTTTGCCCGTAAGGACGACACGGCCGTATCTACCCAGAATTTGAACAAGATTCTGGATAATACCATTGAACTTGCAGCAACGGATTATAATTTGAAAAAAGAGTATGATTTTAAACAAGTCAGGATCACCAGGGAATATGATAACAGTCTGCCTGATATCCCTTGTCAGGTCGGCAAAATCCAGCAGGTGGTGCTCAATATCCTGGCTAACGGGGCTCAGGCCATGCAGGGCGCCGAGACCCCGAACGCCGAATTCTTCATCCGGACCTATGTTGATTCGGCCCGGGATATGGCCTGCGTGGAAATTGAAGACAATGGGCCTGGGATGGACGAGAAAGTTCGCAAACTCATTTTTGATCCTTTTTTTACCACCAAACCGGCAGGGATGGGAACCGGTCTGGGGCTCAGTGTCTCCTATTTTATCATCACTGAAAACCACAAGGGGGAAATGGCAGTTGAGTCCAGTCCGGGCGCAGGGGCTAAATTCATTATACGTCTGCCTCTATTCATGGATAGATATTAA
- a CDS encoding nucleoside recognition protein — protein MLFIGLLVTGIVLAAGLAWVDGVTAAKLPGRLLLPLSRMLAFVCIGLVVAQAIDDTGWTSKLGALAAPIFSFANLGHRCSAAFTAAFFSGVSANAMLLDFYKEKQITRRQLFLTNFINQFPAFFLHLPMTFFIVVPLTRTAGLLYFLLTFLATCVRTFLFVLFGRFFVKAPNPGYVEENGVQAGQAQGASKKKKPLMQSLKEKLPARFLRVMAFVVPVYTVVYVLTAAGAFDAIEIFMTRFAVQKFVPAQSLSVVVLSFASEFTAGFAAAGALMDAGTISMKQTVIALLLGNIIAFPIRAIRHQLPRYMGIFSPGMGLSMLLMGQGFRMASIVFVGIIYWCVG, from the coding sequence ATGCTTTTCATCGGGCTGTTGGTTACAGGAATTGTACTTGCTGCCGGTCTTGCCTGGGTGGATGGTGTTACCGCGGCAAAGTTGCCTGGCCGTTTGCTTTTGCCGCTTTCACGGATGCTGGCCTTTGTCTGCATCGGCCTTGTGGTGGCCCAGGCCATTGATGATACGGGCTGGACCAGTAAATTAGGTGCCCTGGCGGCACCGATATTCAGTTTTGCCAATCTGGGTCATCGGTGTTCCGCCGCATTTACCGCAGCTTTTTTTTCAGGCGTGTCGGCCAATGCCATGCTCCTGGATTTTTATAAAGAAAAGCAGATCACCCGGCGTCAGCTTTTTTTAACCAATTTCATTAATCAGTTTCCAGCCTTTTTTTTGCACCTGCCCATGACTTTTTTTATTGTGGTGCCTTTAACGCGTACGGCAGGGCTGCTTTATTTCCTTTTAACTTTTCTGGCTACCTGTGTGCGTACGTTTTTATTTGTACTGTTCGGCCGATTTTTTGTTAAAGCCCCAAATCCGGGGTATGTTGAGGAAAATGGTGTTCAGGCTGGACAAGCCCAGGGCGCTTCAAAAAAGAAAAAGCCGTTGATGCAGTCCTTAAAAGAAAAGCTGCCTGCCCGGTTTCTTAGGGTGATGGCCTTTGTGGTGCCGGTTTACACCGTCGTGTATGTGTTGACGGCGGCAGGTGCCTTTGATGCCATTGAAATATTTATGACCCGGTTTGCGGTGCAAAAGTTTGTACCTGCCCAGTCTTTAAGTGTGGTGGTCTTAAGTTTTGCCTCGGAATTCACAGCAGGATTTGCCGCGGCAGGCGCTTTGATGGATGCCGGCACCATCTCCATGAAACAAACCGTAATTGCACTACTTTTAGGTAATATCATCGCGTTTCCCATCCGGGCCATCCGTCACCAGTTACCCAGGTACATGGGCATTTTTTCACCGGGTATGGGACTTTCCATGTTACTGATGGGCCAGGGGTTCCGGATGGCAAGTATTGTTTTTGTTGGCATTATATACTGGTGTGTCGGATAG
- the cobI gene encoding precorrin-2 C(20)-methyltransferase produces MTQGILYGIGVGPGDPDFITLKAVDILSKVDMVFAASAAKNSHSLAAKIVQPHLKASVPIQRLSFPMTRNKQAREAAWQDNAKAVIKVLEEGKNAAFITLGDCMTYSTYGYLVKYIQKLAPHIEICSIPGITSYQAAAARINTPLVEGEESMILLSGVMGGDKFRQVSNHADNVVFLKAYKNVGDIAKALDEAGMAQKSVGIVKCGLEGEQIINNVNAFQEKKPDYWTLIIAKKSGHCVES; encoded by the coding sequence ATGACCCAAGGCATTTTGTACGGAATTGGTGTGGGGCCCGGTGACCCCGATTTCATTACCTTAAAAGCCGTTGATATTTTAAGTAAGGTAGACATGGTATTTGCCGCATCTGCTGCAAAAAATTCCCACAGTCTGGCGGCAAAGATCGTCCAACCCCATTTAAAGGCGTCTGTACCCATTCAAAGGCTTTCCTTCCCCATGACCCGGAACAAGCAGGCCAGGGAAGCGGCGTGGCAGGATAATGCCAAAGCTGTTATTAAGGTCCTTGAGGAGGGCAAAAATGCTGCCTTTATCACCCTTGGGGATTGCATGACCTACTCCACCTACGGGTACCTGGTTAAATATATCCAGAAACTTGCCCCGCATATAGAAATATGTTCTATTCCGGGTATTACTTCCTATCAGGCGGCAGCGGCCCGCATCAACACACCCCTGGTGGAAGGCGAGGAGTCCATGATCCTTTTGTCCGGTGTCATGGGCGGGGATAAGTTCCGGCAGGTCAGCAACCATGCGGACAATGTGGTTTTTCTTAAGGCTTATAAGAATGTCGGTGACATCGCAAAGGCCCTGGATGAGGCCGGCATGGCTCAAAAAAGTGTGGGGATTGTCAAATGCGGGCTTGAGGGAGAGCAGATTATCAACAATGTGAATGCATTTCAGGAGAAGAAACCCGATTACTGGACCCTGATTATAGCCAAAAAAAGCGGGCATTGCGTTGAATCCTAG
- a CDS encoding precorrin-8X methylmutase, with amino-acid sequence MKPHEIEAKSFAIIDAEAGPHNFGADAWKIVRRMIHTTADFEYMQMVRISNGAVAAGVKAIRDGCTVVTDTNMAKTGIQSGLLAKFGSRCECLMADPQVAAKAKKRGVTRAHVAVEEAAPMMENGIYVVGNAPTALLCLLEIIRKNQANPALVVGLPVGFVNAAESKAALIETNTPYISNVGRKGGSNVAASVINALALIAGERG; translated from the coding sequence ATGAAACCTCATGAAATTGAAGCCAAAAGCTTTGCTATCATTGACGCCGAGGCTGGGCCGCACAATTTTGGTGCGGATGCGTGGAAAATTGTTCGGCGCATGATTCATACCACAGCGGATTTTGAATATATGCAGATGGTCAGGATATCAAACGGTGCTGTGGCAGCCGGCGTCAAAGCCATTCGTGACGGATGTACCGTGGTTACGGATACCAATATGGCAAAAACCGGTATCCAAAGCGGTCTTCTGGCAAAATTCGGCAGCAGGTGTGAATGCCTCATGGCAGATCCTCAGGTGGCGGCCAAGGCAAAGAAACGGGGGGTAACCCGGGCCCATGTGGCGGTGGAAGAGGCCGCGCCCATGATGGAAAACGGTATTTATGTGGTGGGCAACGCTCCTACCGCTTTGCTTTGCCTACTGGAGATAATCAGAAAAAATCAGGCGAATCCGGCGCTTGTTGTGGGGCTTCCCGTGGGATTCGTCAATGCGGCGGAATCCAAAGCCGCCTTAATCGAAACCAACACGCCTTATATTTCAAATGTGGGCCGCAAAGGCGGCTCCAATGTAGCGGCAAGTGTAATTAATGCGCTGGCATTGATCGCCGGTGAAAGGGGGTAA